CACAGAGCCGCCGGGCCATCGGCCTGCTGGTCGGTTCGCTGACCCTCGGTATGCTCCTGGGAACGCTGGTGGCGGGTGTGGTGCAGAGCCTGGTCGGTGACGTCCGGGTGACGCTCGGCCTGCTCGCGGTACTCGCCCTCGCCTGCCTCGGACTGTCCTACTTCCGCGTCCCCGAATCCCGGAACCGGGCCGGGGGCGGTATGGACTGGCTCGGCGGCGTTCTCCTCGGCCTCTCCCTGGTCGCCCTGCTGGGATCCATCTCCCAGGGCAACCACTGGGGCTGGACCTCTCCGGTCTTCCTCGGCGGGGTCGCGGCGGCCGCGGTGCTGTTCGCTGTGTGGATCCGGGTGGAACTGCGCTTGGAGCAGCCGCTCGTGGACCTGCGGGCCGTCGCCTCGGCCGCGGTCGCGCCCCAGTACGCCGCGGGGGCGACCCTGGGAGTGGTGATGCTGGGCGGTCAGAGTGTCATCGTGATGTACCTGGCGACCGCACCGGAAGCCGCCGGGTACGGGTTCGGACTGGGGGTCATGGCGATCTCCCTGGCGGTGACCGCACCCACGGTCCTGGCCTTCGTCGGCGCCAGCACGATCGCGCCGGTGGCCACGCGCCTGGGCTACCGCAGGACCGTGTTCCTCGCCTTCGTGCTGATGGCGGCTGGAACCCTGGGCCTGGTGTTCTCCTGGGCGGTCCTCTGGTCGTTCCTGGCGTCGTTCGCCGCGGTCGGGCTGGGCTGCGGTCTGGCGCTGGGCGCGCTGCCCACACTGGTGGTCGAGGCCAGTGCGGCCGACCGGGCAGGGAGCGCTTCGGCGGTGTTCAACAACCTGAAGACCCTCGGCGGGAGCATCGGCGGGGCGGTCTCGGCCGGGGCGCTCGGCTACTTCCTGGCGGCCGGGACCGACGAACCCCAGCTCATCGCCTACCAGGGGGTGTGGGCGGGAGTGGCACTGCTCGCCCTCGGTACGGCCTTCCTGGCCGGAAGGACGCCCCAGGCGCCGCGCTGACCGAAGCACCGCGCCGAACGGCGCGCCCAACGGCGCGCCGGTGTCGACCCGTGCGCCGGTGTCGACGGGGCTGTCCACAGACTGTGGACAGCCCCGTTCGGCGGTGAACCCCCGGCTCAGGATTCCGAGTCCGGACCTCCGCGCCCGCCGTCTCAGACCTCCGGGTCGGGTACCGACACCGGCACCTTCCACACCAGGACGGTGCCGCCGCCCTCGCCCCTGCCCGCGCTGAACCCGCCGCCCAGGGCCCGGGCGCGCTGGTCCAGGTTGCGCAGGCCGCTGCGGCGGCCCTCCTCGGGCAGCCCCACGCCGTTGTCGGTGACGGTGAGGGTCAGGGTGGTCGGACGACCGGTCACCGATGTCTCCTCCACCGTCACCGAGACGTGCACCTCCGTGGCCCGGGCGTGCCGGGCGACGTTGGTCAGACCCTCGCCCAGGACCGCCAGCAGCTGCTCGCCCACCTCGTCGGGCACGGACGCGTCGATCGGCCCGTCCAGGCTCACCCCCGGATGGCAGCCCAGGCTGTGCGCGGTGTTCTCCGCCAGCCGCAGGATCCGCCCGCGCAGGGAGGTGTCCCGCCGGCTCGGCGGGTTCTGCAGGTCGAAGATGGTCGAGCGGATCTCGCGGATCGTGCTGTCCAGCTCGTCGATGGTGCGCTGGACCCGCTCCTCGGCCTCCGGGGAGTTGATCAGCCGGACCGTGCTCATCAGGGTCATCGCGGAGGCGAACAGCCGCTGGATCACCACGTCGTGCAGGTCCTTGGCGATCCGGTCCCGTTCCTCCAGGACCACGATCCGCTCGCTGTCCCTCCGTGCCTCGGCCAGTTCCAGCGCCACCCCGGCCTGCACGGAGAAGGCGTGCAGCATGCGCCTGATGTTGCCGTCGAAGGGTGCCCGCTCGGAGAGCTTGCCGAGCAGGAGGACCCCGCGGGTGTTCCCCGGGGTGCCCAGCGGCACCAGCAGACCAGGCCCGTACCCGCGGTGGGTGAGCATCGGGCAGTTGGCCTGCCGCAGGTCGGGAATGGCCGTGGCCTCGCCTGACTCGTACACCCACCCGCAGGCGGAGTCGTGGATGTCCACCGGGGTCCCCAGGATCTCCTGGGCGATCGGGCCGTCCGCGATCTCCGCGAACAGGTGCCCGCGCGCGTGCGGGTCCGGCAGCATGATCACCGCCGTGTCCGCGCCGCCGATCTCCCTGGCCTGCGCCGCCAAGTAGGCCAGTACCTCGTCGGTGTCGGCCCCCGACAGCAGCCGGGTGGTGATCTCGGTGGTGGCGCCCAGCCACCGCTCGCGCAGCCGGGTCTCCTCGTACAGGCGGGCGTTCTCGATCGCCACACCGGCGGCGGTGGCCAGCGCGGTGACGATGGTCTCGTCCTCCTCGTCGAATTCCCCGCCGTTCTGCTTCTCGGTCAGGTAGAGGTTGCCGAAGATTTCGCCGCGCACCTGGATCGGCACTCCGAGGAAACTCGACATCCCCGGGTGGCCCTCCGGGAAACCGCTGAAGTCCGGGTGTTCGCGCAGGTCGGGCAGGCGGACCGGGGCCCGTTCGTGCAGTGGGGTGCTCAGCACGCCCTTGCCGTAGGGGAAGCGGCTGATCCGCTCGGCCTGGGCCTGGGTGAACCCGACCGGGATGAACTCGGTGAAACTGCCGTCCTCACCGATCACACCCAGCCCGGCGAACCTGGCCTCGGCCAGGTGTGCGGCGGCCTCCGTGAGCCGACGCAGCACGGTCGCCAGGTCCAGGTCGCCACCGATGTCCAGGACCGCCTGAAGCAGAGAGTGCACCCTTCCCTGGGCGGAGAGCCCCGGGTTCATCTGGGAATGCACCTCCGCGAGGAGCTCGTCCAGGGGCTTCGGGGACAACCGGTGGCTCTGGGGGATCTCGGTCATGTGTGGTTCAACCTCCGCAGAGCCGTTGAGGGGTTGAGGACTATTGGATGAATTGTCGTTGGTTTTTTCCCGATTTGCCACATCTGGCTGCTCGTAAGCTTGTCCGAGGGGCTGGGAATTCCTCTGGAATCGAGGACAGCGGCCCGGTAATTCATGCTAACGTCACGGTCAGTCGGCGCACGAAGGCCTCTCTGGCCTCGCGTCGGGCACCCGGATCCCGGTTTTTCCGGTGCCATTCACATGACCCCCATGAGCTTGTCGTCCCTTCGGTACTTCGCCGGAGCGGACCGGCCCACACGGCGGAAGGAAACCCCCGGTGTCTGGATACCACGGTACGGTCGGCGCCACAGGCGTCCGTCCCGCCGTGTGCCCGGAACCACTCCGACGGGCCCTGACGCTGGTCGGTCTGCTCACCGGGATCCTGTTCACCGTGTGGCTCGCCTCCGCCGCTCCCGCGCACTCCGCGGAGCTGTCGGGGCCCGGGAACGCCCTTTCGGGCGGGCTCGTGGAGAGCACTCAGAACCTCGGCGGGTCTATCAGCGGGGCCGTCACCACCGTCGGTGAGCACGCCGCGAAGGCGGTGGACGGTGCCTCGGAGGCCGCGCAGGCGGTCGAGACCGAGGCGGCCGACCCCGTGCAGCACGTCCGTGACGCGGTCCGGGAGACCTCCCTGCCGAGCCCCGAACAGCTTCCCGAATTCGTCGCCCCGGTGCCCGAGCAGGTCACCGCTCCCGCTCCGGAGGCCGACGGCGACGCCGCTTACGACGAAGCCCGCGAGGACGGCGAAAGCCGGGCGCGGACCTCCGAAGAGGTCGTGGCGGTGGCCGAAGAGCCCGCCGCCCAGGCCCTGAGCTCGGTGCGGGAGCAGAGCGCCTCCGCTGACCAGGGCTCGGTTTCGGCCGAGCGCGGCACGGCCGGTGACACCGGCCTCCGCGGCGCCGACACCGTCAACACCGTGGCGAGCGGCACCGCCCCCGCCATCGGCGGCAGCGCTCCGGCGCCCGCCGTGGCCGGGTTCCTGCCCGTCACCGGCGCCCCGGCGCCCGCCCCCGGCCTGTTCGAGGCCGCCCGGCACGTCCTGCGCTCGGTGCCCGCCGAGTCCGCCGACGAGCCGACCTTCTCCCCGGACTAGCGCACCCACCGGATCCGCGTCCCGCGCCCCGGTCCTGCTCTGTCCGGCTTCTGAGCTCCAGCGCGCCGCACGCGACCGACCCGGCACGGTTTCTCCAGCCGCACCCGTTCCCAGCCGCACCAGCCTTCCCGGTGACTTCTGGGGGCTGACGTGAGCCCCGCACCTCGACCGCGAGGTTCACGTCAGCCGGTGGTCCGCCAGACCGACCGACTGAATCCGGATCGAACCCACCCGCCCCCACCAGGGGCGCACGGGTTCACCGACCGGAGAGCTCGCCCGTACCACCCTCAGGACCGGCCTCCCCTGGCCAGGGAAACGGTCCGGCGCGACGGGGCACGACACCCGCTCCGTCGCGCCCCCCATGAACCGAACACACGCACACTCCGGAAGGACTCACATGTTCCACACCGCCCGTTCCTCAGCTCGGACCCTGCTGCTGGCCGCCGGCACCGCCGGATTCGTCGCCCTCGGCGCCGGTATCGCCGGTGCCGACACGCTCGGCGGTGTCACGGACGGCCTCCCCCTGGGCGACCTGCACAACCAGGTCCCCACCGCCCTGACCGAAGGCGTCACCACGCCCCTCGGCGACCTCGTCAAGGTCCAGCCCGGCGAGCTCTCCGCCCAGCCCGAGCTCCAGCACCAGTCCGCCGAGGTCCAGCACCAGAGCGACCCCGTCGGGTCGATCGTCGGTGACACCGTCTCCACGGACACGCTGTCCACGGACGCCCCGCTGCGGACCGGCGAGGACAACGCCGCCAACGTCGGACCGCTCGACCTGGGCACCGCCACCGACACCTTGCCGCTCAGCGACACCGGCGGCGCGGTCGACCCCCTGTCCATGCTGCTCGGCGGGACTGACCTGCTCGGCGGGACCGGCCTGCTCGACGGTCTGGCCCTGGACGGCGGCGGTCTGCCCCTGGGCGGCGGAACCCTCCCGATGAGCGCGCCCGCCTCCCCGATCAACCTGGAGCAGGGCGCGGCCGTCGTCGACGACACCGTCACCGAACTGGGCAGCCGCGCCGGGACCGGTCTGCACGAGCCCAGCCTGGGCGTGGTCGGCCTGGACGACCTGGACGTCGCCCAGCTGGGCGAGACCGTCCCGATGAGCGACCCGGTGGGCTTGGACGCCGGTGAGAACGCCGACCTCACCGGCGGGGTGACCACCCTGCTGCCGCAGGACCTCCAGGGCACCCTGCCGATGAACGCCCCCGAGGACCTCGAGGTCGTCGGTGCCGTCGTGGACGCCGTCGACAGCACCCTCGGGGACCTCGGCGACGGGGTTGACGGTCTGGGCCTCGAGGACCTGGGGGCCGAGGAGACCCTGCCGCTGTCCGCTACTGACGCGGACCTGGTCGGTACCGTGCTGTCCGAAAACGCGCTGCCGGAGACCCCCGGCGGCGACCTGATCGGCGTCCAGGGCCTGCCCGAGCTGGGCGAGCCCGAGGTCGCCACCCTGCCCCTCGCCGAGGAGCTGCCCGCGGGTGACCTGCCCTTCGACCTGCCCGCGGAGCTGCCGGTCGAGCTGCCCCTTGCCGTTGAGCAGCTCTTCGCCCCGGTTTTCGTCAGCTAGTCACCGAGAACGTGCGCCCGTCGGTCGTGGCGGGCGCACCACGCCTCGGGCGGTGAGCGGGACCACCCCCGTTGACCGAGGCGCCGGTGGGAACTGTGGGGGTTCTCCGGCGCGTACCAGCGGGACGGAAGCGTCCCCGCCGCCCGAGGCACCCGCCCTGCTGGGGGCGTACACGCCCTGCCAGGGGCATGAGGAGGCCCCCGCCGCGAGTTTTCGCGGCGGGGGCCTCCTCCTCGTGTCGGGCGCTTTCCGGTCCGTCTACCAGCCGTCGTCCTCGCCGGTGCCGAAGCCCAGGCCGTCCTGGCAGGGGTTGGAGGTGGCGTCACGGCCCTCGCCCGGGCGGGCGGAGGGGTTGGCCTCGGTCTCGGCGGGGCCTTCGGTGGGCCCCTCGGTGCCCTCCTCCAGCGCGGACGGGTCGGCCGGGGTGGGCTCGGCCGTCGGCGGCTCCTGCGGGACGGTGGCGTCGTCGGCGGCGAGCAGCGCGGGCAGCGGGCGGTCCTCGCGCACGGCGGCGAACAGCTCTCCGGCGTCCTCCTCGTTCCACATGACCCGGTTGGGGTCGTAGGGCGCCTGGTACCAGGGAACGGTGTGGAACTCGATGTCGGACAGGTCCACGTCGGCCATGGTGACCGCGATGGAGAGCATCCGGTCCAGGGTCAGCTCCCGGTCGGTGGCGCTGTGCTGGGCCACCGCCTGGAGGATGCCGTTGAGCTTGGTCGGGCTGCTGAGCACGTCGCCGCTGGTCGCCTGGTCGGCGAGGGCGGCCAGGAACATCTGCTGCCGGTCGATGCGCCCCATGTCGCCGCCGTCGCCGATCTCGTACCGGGCGCGGACGAAGGCCAGGGCCTGCTCGCCGTCGAGGGTCTGTTCCCCGGCGTCGAGGTCGAGCTTGGCGCGCCGGTCCTGCATCGGCTCGGGGATGCACATGTCCACCCCGCCGATGGCGTCCACGACGTCGCGGAAGCTGGCGAAGCTCAGGTGGACGAAGTGGTCGACCCGAATGTCGGTGAGTGTCTCGATGGTCCGGATCACGCAGGGCGGGCCGCCGTGGTACAGCGCGGTGTTGATCATGCCGAAGTAGCCGTAGGTGCCGTCGGCCTGCCCGTAGGCGTCGCACTGGGGGAGTTGCACCAGGGAGTCGCGCGGGAAGCTGATCACCGAGACGCGGTTGTCCGGGGAGATGTGCGCGAGCATCAGGGAGTCGGAGCGCTCGCCCTCGAACTCCGTGGAGTAGGCGGGGCTGTCCTCCTCGAAACCGTCCGAGCCGATGAAGAGGATGTTGACCGCGTCGCTGATCTTGTCCGGCCGCTCATCCTCGCTGAGCAGCGAACCGATGTCGTGCTGCACCATGCCCGAGCGCAGGGAGTAGTAGTAGCCGTAGGCGGTGCCCACCCCGGCGAGCATGATCAGCGCCAGGGACGCGGCGGTCCACAGGACGACCCGGCGCAGTCGGCTCCGCTTGCGCTTGTTCCCCACGGCGGTGGCCGTGGCAGCCGGGGGCTCGGCGTCCGGTTCTCCGGTGCCCGACTCCTGAGCGTTCGGTTCGCTGCTTTCCGGGCCCTCCGCAGCGGTTGCCGGAGTGTCCTCGGCGCTCTCCGCCGGGCGGTCCGCGGTGGTCTCTGCCGGGCTGTCCTCGGCGCTCTCCGCCGGGCGGTCCGCTGTGGTCTCGACCGGCGTGTCGACGTCGTTGACGACGGTCTCCGGCCCGTCCGGCCCGTCCGGCCCGTCGGCCCCGGTCTCGGCGGAGTCCCCGTCCGTCCTGTCCTGCTCTGCGTCCTGCTCGGCGGGATCCCCCTCAGCCCCCTCAGGCCGGGGATCGGGCTCGGGGGTCTCGTCTGGTGTGTGGTCCGCGCCGGAGTCGGCGGAGTTCTCGTCAGCGGGCATCGTGACAATCTCGGTGAGTTCGGACGGCTGGGTGTGCCAACGGCCGGACACCGACCCGGTTGGGTCACGCGTCCGTGTCCGGGTGAGGGCGGAGGTCGCGCGGGGGAAGGGCGCGGGCAGACCGGAATCCTGACCGAAAAGTCGCCGAGGGGGTGTGTCGAGTCCGTGTGGAAAGCCGGGACACCGGCGGACAGGGGTTGCCGAGGACGCCGGAACCCACGCGTGGCAGTGATCCTAGGTGAAGTTCTCTTCGAGTGCGCGTTCGGGTTGTCCATGCGCGCGGTTCCTGACCACAATTGCGCCGCACAATTCCTTCGCCGGGTGGAAGTCGCCTGAGGCTTTCCTCTCCGACTGTCTCATCCGTACCCGAGGGAATCACTTCTGACCCGCCGGTGATACGCGGGTTCTTGGCGCTGAAGCACCCTTCGCCGCACATATCCAGCGTTGTCGCCTGTGGGATCAGTCGTCCCAGAAGGTGCTCTCCTTCTTCGGATCCTCCTCCTCGGTGGTGGCGGTGGTGGTGCGCCCGCCGCTCTTGCCGGTCGGCTTGGCGGCGGTCTTGGTGCTCTTGGTGGTCTTGCG
This DNA window, taken from Nocardiopsis exhalans, encodes the following:
- a CDS encoding MFS transporter; translated protein: MSERSPDSAERTGAAEKTGAAEHTVTGVVAVVGLLVFFELTSGLLQGATSPLLPAIQAELDIPSAQLHWVHAVQYLAAAVSVPVFGRLGDLYGYRRMLRITLLFIAAGSVVVALAPNLTVLLLGRILLGPLAALLPLEIGLVRDRLAPAQSRRAIGLLVGSLTLGMLLGTLVAGVVQSLVGDVRVTLGLLAVLALACLGLSYFRVPESRNRAGGGMDWLGGVLLGLSLVALLGSISQGNHWGWTSPVFLGGVAAAAVLFAVWIRVELRLEQPLVDLRAVASAAVAPQYAAGATLGVVMLGGQSVIVMYLATAPEAAGYGFGLGVMAISLAVTAPTVLAFVGASTIAPVATRLGYRRTVFLAFVLMAAGTLGLVFSWAVLWSFLASFAAVGLGCGLALGALPTLVVEASAADRAGSASAVFNNLKTLGGSIGGAVSAGALGYFLAAGTDEPQLIAYQGVWAGVALLALGTAFLAGRTPQAPR
- a CDS encoding sensor histidine kinase, coding for MTEIPQSHRLSPKPLDELLAEVHSQMNPGLSAQGRVHSLLQAVLDIGGDLDLATVLRRLTEAAAHLAEARFAGLGVIGEDGSFTEFIPVGFTQAQAERISRFPYGKGVLSTPLHERAPVRLPDLREHPDFSGFPEGHPGMSSFLGVPIQVRGEIFGNLYLTEKQNGGEFDEEDETIVTALATAAGVAIENARLYEETRLRERWLGATTEITTRLLSGADTDEVLAYLAAQAREIGGADTAVIMLPDPHARGHLFAEIADGPIAQEILGTPVDIHDSACGWVYESGEATAIPDLRQANCPMLTHRGYGPGLLVPLGTPGNTRGVLLLGKLSERAPFDGNIRRMLHAFSVQAGVALELAEARRDSERIVVLEERDRIAKDLHDVVIQRLFASAMTLMSTVRLINSPEAEERVQRTIDELDSTIREIRSTIFDLQNPPSRRDTSLRGRILRLAENTAHSLGCHPGVSLDGPIDASVPDEVGEQLLAVLGEGLTNVARHARATEVHVSVTVEETSVTGRPTTLTLTVTDNGVGLPEEGRRSGLRNLDQRARALGGGFSAGRGEGGGTVLVWKVPVSVPDPEV
- a CDS encoding LCP family protein — protein: MPADENSADSGADHTPDETPEPDPRPEGAEGDPAEQDAEQDRTDGDSAETGADGPDGPDGPETVVNDVDTPVETTADRPAESAEDSPAETTADRPAESAEDTPATAAEGPESSEPNAQESGTGEPDAEPPAATATAVGNKRKRSRLRRVVLWTAASLALIMLAGVGTAYGYYYSLRSGMVQHDIGSLLSEDERPDKISDAVNILFIGSDGFEEDSPAYSTEFEGERSDSLMLAHISPDNRVSVISFPRDSLVQLPQCDAYGQADGTYGYFGMINTALYHGGPPCVIRTIETLTDIRVDHFVHLSFASFRDVVDAIGGVDMCIPEPMQDRRAKLDLDAGEQTLDGEQALAFVRARYEIGDGGDMGRIDRQQMFLAALADQATSGDVLSSPTKLNGILQAVAQHSATDRELTLDRMLSIAVTMADVDLSDIEFHTVPWYQAPYDPNRVMWNEEDAGELFAAVREDRPLPALLAADDATVPQEPPTAEPTPADPSALEEGTEGPTEGPAETEANPSARPGEGRDATSNPCQDGLGFGTGEDDGW